In Zobellia roscoffensis, the following are encoded in one genomic region:
- a CDS encoding alpha/beta fold hydrolase gives MPFIKNNKGKESVDIFYEDYGTGQPVILIHGWPLSHKAWEQQVWKIVEEGYRCIAYDRRGFGASSKPWEAYDYSALASDLNAIIEGLSLENAIIVGFSMGGGEVVRYLTDYGDDKIAKAALISSIIPLVKKKEDNPDGVPEDILDWIKDALQTDRAGFLKEKFLTGFYNYEDNKDKVSEAQLDYDFSIASHASPRATIQAALAWMHTDFRPELKNVTVPTLIVHGDADATVPQATSADQAAKGIAENQYEVIKGAPHGLNLTHADELNKILITFLKK, from the coding sequence ATGCCATTTATAAAGAACAATAAAGGAAAGGAATCTGTAGATATCTTTTATGAGGATTATGGTACGGGACAACCGGTAATTCTTATTCACGGTTGGCCCTTAAGTCATAAAGCTTGGGAGCAACAAGTCTGGAAAATTGTAGAAGAGGGGTATCGCTGTATAGCGTATGATAGAAGAGGTTTTGGTGCATCTTCAAAACCTTGGGAAGCTTATGATTATTCTGCTTTGGCTAGTGATTTGAATGCTATTATTGAAGGTTTAAGTTTAGAGAATGCTATTATTGTAGGCTTCTCTATGGGAGGAGGAGAAGTGGTACGCTATCTAACAGATTATGGAGACGATAAAATAGCCAAGGCTGCATTGATAAGTTCTATTATTCCTTTAGTAAAAAAGAAAGAAGATAATCCTGATGGGGTGCCGGAAGATATTTTAGATTGGATTAAAGACGCATTGCAGACTGATAGAGCGGGATTCTTAAAAGAAAAGTTCCTTACAGGATTTTATAATTACGAGGATAACAAGGATAAGGTTAGTGAGGCGCAACTGGATTATGATTTCAGTATAGCTTCACATGCTTCGCCAAGAGCGACTATTCAAGCTGCCTTGGCTTGGATGCACACCGACTTTAGACCTGAATTGAAAAATGTTACGGTACCAACGCTTATTGTTCATGGCGATGCGGATGCAACGGTGCCTCAGGCTACATCTGCGGATCAGGCGGCAAAAGGTATTGCTGAAAATCAATATGAAGTCATTAAAGGAGCACCGCATGGTTTAAACCTTACCCATGCTGATGAGTTGAATAAAATTTTAATTACCTTCTTAAAGAAATAA